From the genome of Nerophis ophidion isolate RoL-2023_Sa linkage group LG25, RoL_Noph_v1.0, whole genome shotgun sequence, one region includes:
- the ndufs3 gene encoding NADH dehydrogenase [ubiquinone] iron-sulfur protein 3, mitochondrial — protein MAASLVRCVRAGLSRSCNIARTSSLLQQQSRLQSSTIETSPTVRPKDAVAHNQLAAFGEYVAEMMPKYIQQVQVTCYNELEVMIHPDGVVPVLTFLKDHTNAQFRSMIDLTAVDIPSRQNRFEIVYNLLSLRYNSRIRVKTYTDELTPLDSAVPVHKAANWYEREVWDMFGVFFANHPDLRRILTDYGFEGHPFRKDFPLSGYVEVRYDDELKRVVAEPVELSQEFRKFDLNTPWEVFPAHRESKEAPPTLEAGDKAPEKK, from the exons ATGGCGGCGTCGCTGGTCCGCTGCGTCCGTGCAGGTCTCAGCCGGAGTTGCAACA TTGCAAGGACATCAAGTCTCCTGCAGCAGCAGTCCAGGTTGCAGAGTTCCACCATTGAGACAAGCC CCACCGTCCGACCAAAAGATGCAGTTGCCCACAACCAGCTAGCAGCATTTGGAGAGTATGTGGCTGAAATGATGCCCAAATACATCCAGCAAGTTCAG GTGACATGTTACAATGAGCTTGAGGTGATGATCCATCCTGACGGTGTGGTCCCTGTGCTGACTTTCCTGAAGGACCACACCAACGCACAGTTCCGAAGCATGATCGACCTGACCGCTGTCGACATTCCTTCACGGCAGAACCGCTTTGAG ATTGTGTACAACCTGCTGTCGCTGCGCTATAACTCTCGTATTCGTGTGAAGACGTACACCGATGAACTCACACCATTGGACTCTGCAGTTCCTGTCCACAAAGCTGCCAACTGGTACGAGAGGGAG GTTTGGGACATGTTTGGTGTGTTCTTTGCCAACCACCCCGACCTGAGGCGTATTCTGACTGACTATGGTTTTGAGGGTCATCCCTTCAGGAAGGACTTCCCTCTCTCAGGATATGTTGAG gtgCGCTATGACGACGAATTGAAACGTGTGGTGGCGGAACCAGTGGAGCTGTCGCAGGAGTTCCGGAAGTTTGACCTGAACACACCGTGGGAGGTGTTCCCTGCTCACAGGGAGAGCAAGGAGGCTCCGCCCACACTGGAAGCCGGAGACAAAGCCCCCGAGAAGAAGTGA